A stretch of Fimbriimonadaceae bacterium DNA encodes these proteins:
- a CDS encoding 2-oxoacid:acceptor oxidoreductase subunit alpha: MKSRINDFAFKIATVNGTGSASANALIMQTIFRMGIPVTGKNLFPSNIQGLPTWYEFRVSKDGYTARTPDFDLMGAFNKATFDDDVAELRSGGYLLYDSTWPLDESKLRNDVVYLGIPFARLCNEAFGGVRERILMKNIAYAGALAALLNLDPEILSELAKEKFGRKPALLESNQRAIELGFNGAKERFACPLPIALEPMDETKDCILIDGNAAAALGCLYAGATVGAWYPITPATSLMESFNGFCQRYRKDPVTQKNRFAILQAEDELAAIGIVIGASWAGARSFTPTAGPGISLMSEFLGLAYYAEVPAVVFDVQRTGPSTGMPTRTQQGDLMLCAYASHGDTKHICLYPSDPREAFEMAVAAFDLAERYQTPVMVLTDLDIGMNDWMVPKLKWDDTYRPDRGKVLSPEQLDAIAKFSRYLDVDGDGIPYRTLPGQHPKGAYFTRGSGHNKHGLYTEDGDEYQEVLDRLATKIQGAAKAVPAPVMAKQDGAKMGIVTVGGCHAACVEARDQLAAEGIASDYMRVRGFPFGDEVREFLEAHETNFVVEQNRDGQLRSLLALETGVCCERLDSVRYYAGYPMSAHHVVEGIKSQIRRTA, translated from the coding sequence ATGAAATCCCGGATCAACGATTTCGCGTTCAAGATCGCCACGGTCAACGGCACTGGCTCGGCCAGCGCCAACGCCTTGATCATGCAGACCATCTTCCGGATGGGCATTCCGGTCACGGGCAAGAACCTGTTTCCATCGAACATCCAGGGCCTTCCCACCTGGTACGAGTTTCGGGTCAGCAAGGACGGCTACACGGCGCGCACCCCGGATTTCGATTTGATGGGCGCCTTCAACAAGGCGACCTTTGACGACGACGTCGCGGAACTGCGGTCGGGCGGTTATCTGCTGTACGACTCCACCTGGCCGCTGGACGAGAGCAAACTCCGCAACGACGTCGTCTACCTCGGGATTCCTTTCGCCCGATTGTGCAACGAAGCGTTCGGCGGGGTGCGCGAGCGCATCTTGATGAAGAACATCGCCTACGCGGGGGCGTTGGCAGCCTTGCTGAACCTGGACCCCGAAATCCTGTCGGAGCTTGCGAAGGAGAAGTTCGGTCGCAAGCCCGCGCTGCTCGAATCGAACCAGCGAGCCATCGAGCTGGGTTTCAACGGCGCCAAGGAGCGGTTCGCCTGTCCCCTTCCCATCGCGTTGGAGCCGATGGACGAGACCAAAGACTGCATCCTCATCGACGGCAACGCGGCCGCCGCCCTCGGCTGCCTCTACGCGGGGGCGACGGTGGGCGCCTGGTATCCGATCACCCCGGCCACGTCGCTGATGGAGTCGTTCAACGGGTTCTGTCAGCGCTACCGCAAAGACCCCGTGACGCAGAAGAACCGGTTCGCGATCCTGCAGGCCGAGGACGAACTGGCCGCGATAGGCATCGTGATTGGGGCCTCCTGGGCGGGTGCGCGCTCCTTCACTCCCACCGCGGGGCCCGGAATCTCGCTGATGAGCGAGTTCCTGGGGCTTGCCTACTACGCAGAGGTGCCGGCGGTGGTGTTCGACGTGCAGCGCACCGGGCCGTCCACGGGCATGCCGACGCGCACCCAGCAGGGCGACCTGATGCTGTGCGCCTACGCCTCGCACGGCGATACCAAGCACATCTGCCTCTACCCCTCCGACCCGCGGGAGGCCTTCGAAATGGCCGTCGCGGCCTTCGACCTCGCCGAGCGGTACCAGACGCCGGTGATGGTGCTCACCGACCTCGACATCGGGATGAACGACTGGATGGTGCCGAAGCTCAAGTGGGACGACACGTACCGGCCCGACCGAGGCAAGGTGCTCTCGCCCGAGCAGCTCGACGCCATCGCGAAGTTCTCCCGCTACCTCGACGTCGACGGGGACGGCATTCCTTATCGGACCCTTCCCGGCCAGCACCCGAAGGGCGCCTACTTCACACGCGGTTCGGGACACAACAAGCACGGGCTCTACACGGAGGACGGCGACGAGTATCAGGAGGTCCTCGATCGCTTGGCGACCAAGATCCAAGGTGCCGCGAAAGCCGTGCCCGCCCCCGTGATGGCCAAGCAGGACGGGGCGAAGATGGGCATCGTGACCGTGGGTGGATGCCACGCCGCCTGCGTCGAAGCGAGGGATCAGCTTGCCGCCGAGGGCATTGCCTCGGACTACATGCGCGTGCGCGGCTTTCCCTTCGGGGACGAGGTGCGCGAGTTCCTGGAGGCCCACGAGACGAACTTCGTGGTCGAGCAGAACCGCGACGGGCAGCTTCGAAGCCTGCTCGCTCTGGAAACCGGGGTGTGCTGCGAGCGGCTTGACTCCGTGCGCTACTACGCGGGCTATCCGATGAGCGCCCACCACGTGGTGGAGGGGATCAAGAGCCAGATCCGGAGGACCGCATGA
- a CDS encoding 2-oxoacid:ferredoxin oxidoreductase subunit beta, whose protein sequence is MSYITKPKVHHPSLKRNAIGLTRRDYEGSLTTLCAGCGHDSITAAIIQAFWELDVEPHKVAKMSGIGCSSKTPAYFLREAHGFNSVHGRMPSVATGAAAANREMMMIGISGDGDSLSIGLGQLCHAMRRNPNLLYVLENNGVYGLTKGQFSASADPGSTSKRGEPNTMASIDSVLLALNLGATFVARSFSGDKEQLVPILKAGLAHKGFAFVDVISPCVTFNDHVGSTKSYAYTRKHQIEVVHADMIIPRDEITAQYAAGEVHRVQLHDDSWIMLRKVEDDYDPTDRDRAYAHIRAHQRVGEVPTGLLYVGTDLADMHEQMGTIPEALTDLPFEDLCPGDAALQKLQERFR, encoded by the coding sequence ATGAGCTACATCACGAAACCCAAAGTCCACCACCCTTCGCTCAAGCGCAATGCGATCGGGCTGACCCGCCGCGACTACGAAGGCTCGCTCACCACGCTCTGTGCGGGGTGCGGCCACGACTCGATCACCGCGGCGATCATCCAAGCCTTTTGGGAATTGGACGTCGAGCCGCACAAGGTCGCGAAGATGTCGGGCATCGGCTGCTCGTCCAAAACGCCGGCTTACTTCCTCAGGGAGGCGCACGGGTTCAACAGCGTGCACGGCCGCATGCCGTCGGTGGCGACGGGCGCCGCGGCGGCGAACCGCGAGATGATGATGATCGGGATCTCCGGCGACGGGGACTCCCTCTCGATCGGTCTCGGACAGCTCTGCCACGCGATGCGCCGCAATCCGAACCTGCTCTACGTGTTGGAGAACAACGGCGTGTACGGCCTGACGAAGGGCCAGTTCTCCGCATCGGCCGACCCGGGTTCCACCAGCAAGCGCGGCGAGCCCAACACCATGGCCTCGATCGACAGCGTGTTGTTGGCCCTGAACCTCGGCGCCACGTTCGTCGCGCGCAGCTTCTCGGGTGACAAGGAGCAGCTGGTCCCGATCCTCAAGGCGGGACTGGCGCACAAGGGGTTCGCCTTCGTCGATGTGATTTCGCCGTGCGTGACCTTCAACGACCACGTGGGCTCGACCAAGAGCTATGCGTACACGCGCAAGCACCAGATCGAAGTGGTCCACGCCGACATGATCATTCCGCGCGACGAGATCACGGCCCAGTACGCGGCCGGCGAGGTGCACCGCGTCCAGCTCCACGACGACAGTTGGATCATGCTGCGCAAGGTCGAGGACGATTACGATCCCACCGACCGCGACCGGGCATACGCCCACATCCGAGCCCACCAGCGCGTGGGCGAGGTACCCACGGGGCTGCTCTACGTGGGAACGGACCTCGCGGACATGCACGAGCAGATGGGCACCATCCCCGAGGCCCTTACAGACCTGCCCTTCGAGGATCTGTGCCCCGGCGACGCCGCCCTTCAGAAGCTCCAAGAGCGATTTAGATAG
- a CDS encoding acetylxylan esterase translates to MVLLLALLASAAASTPLEFAKQEIAAAAGSRAGEVELAVRSSLGAESYTIAPRGGKVRIEGGDPVGVMYGAFEFAERVKNDPAGAWSAKAQGKPYLPERGLNLFLTLPWNYAKNDTEYDPAALVDPKRWWFQNDAYWTSLLDLMAHSRLNWLDIHGTWDISVTDAPNLYAYFVTAPSFPKVGVSPEIKAANLAQLNHVIDMAHARGIRVSLMAYQASLRIPQNPNPPYEGTEENVYAYTREAVEQMIRNAPGLDSIGFRIGESGHGGSFFTCYGEAVKNSGRDIPLITRSWVTRRQSVLPLARASKDFTVEIKYNGEHWGAPYMVAGGRVANWYSYSFEDYLSDPGKPETNAKTWPGWPAEAPAEGRWPSEPYKIVWQVRANGTHRIFPFYNPEWVRRSILSMKMGTASGYTIEGEDAYFPKQPDYYMADPSKKGYEWIHQRDAMYWTTWGRLGYDPTVKDEVFDAETARMLGKGSEALVQAWKEASTLLPLAFMAYALGPDHRSHAPELEWGGDTPTFIQGQGFDTHSFLPINEELANAATGGLDGRIGSFATSELLRLRAKRVRATLDQIAVPGGRGPEIANASRLMSDLAEYYAQRLLAAWSMAKVESVSGVAQRSSGDPVDTDAIQWAADASRRLADNPFYKPFTDRLRMHTNTFAWAQETAKVAAESKRILSLPKAVPPISTEDPLRPVRFGKANLEWRVSGGNIVVRLDARGSDAAWLLEKPLPSSTFFHKVPMRRVGDHFEATFPRQKWGHQIAVEIRDGGAVWREPSPAEARPYLVVPSQPGPTPPIYSAEEAMAYLKPEALDPSQYGGMLLGTRAWRFFTSFDKATQRKLLDPIERGMRLVILQQDFNKYKLDWLPKPLKFEGGNWGVFDPGGQLGLSKVETADILWQRFLPSDGWEVFGNGGLARLKLGKGEVWVTSARLMQRMHIPSAAKAFVALLSLGGKTKPTVLIDSNSEGADYSSSNHPDLMNAHDIPFLTLGEVIAREQGMDSATVVPGPTLDDDVLEGKGSAVVAAYQRAKVVQAARRTVPADRPAFQRERARRRAELMRSLGLDPLPSRTPLNARTTGVLQRSGYKIEKVVFESRPKFYVTAHVYVPDAPGKHPVIMNVNGHWAHKKDEDRIQLRCAFQALRGYLAIAIDSPGHSFEGNSLIERRAEGEHNDWFLVQGGLNATGVYVWDAMRALDYVTTRPDADMAHVGLTGASGGGLATLYAFAADDRYQAAVPVVYMASMELAPDNGCLCNHVPGTLQIGDRSDVIAIQAPKPVLLMGAENDGEFPADATRLTGAKMQREWGLFGASGAVTTRIFPGGHDYSKPMREAMIGFFDHALRGVGDGSPVPEPALQALDAEDRSLLVLPDPPSDERTMRELAREALGHPGRYTLADVNGGLPPRSDLRYVETGSGSKRAVVFESEPGLRTPGILLLPKAKVDTVRIVVDDRGKAAAVAEFDGKQRAGEAVLFLDTLGIGELAEVNLRYAIYLGTAVPYTAGWQIARAIEAMKRYGSAFVIEARGPLASMAALDAGLLAPDAARIEASGGLQRWEDVFDTSANPLLVQPRANLLPPLDALRGSVPNAVWRG, encoded by the coding sequence ATGGTATTGCTTCTCGCGCTTCTTGCTTCCGCTGCGGCTTCGACGCCGCTTGAGTTCGCAAAACAGGAGATCGCGGCCGCTGCCGGCTCGCGGGCGGGCGAGGTCGAACTGGCGGTGCGATCCTCGTTGGGTGCCGAGAGCTACACCATCGCTCCGCGCGGGGGCAAAGTGCGTATCGAGGGAGGCGATCCTGTGGGGGTCATGTACGGGGCGTTCGAGTTCGCCGAGCGGGTGAAAAACGACCCTGCAGGGGCATGGAGCGCCAAGGCGCAGGGCAAGCCGTACCTTCCCGAGCGGGGGCTGAACCTCTTCCTCACACTTCCTTGGAACTACGCCAAGAACGACACCGAGTACGACCCGGCGGCCTTGGTGGATCCCAAGCGCTGGTGGTTCCAGAACGACGCGTACTGGACGTCCCTGCTCGACCTCATGGCCCACAGCCGCCTGAACTGGCTCGACATTCATGGCACGTGGGACATCAGCGTGACCGACGCGCCCAACCTCTACGCGTACTTCGTCACGGCCCCTTCGTTCCCCAAGGTCGGGGTGAGCCCGGAGATCAAGGCCGCCAACCTCGCGCAGCTCAACCACGTGATCGACATGGCGCACGCGCGGGGCATTCGCGTGAGCCTCATGGCGTATCAGGCCAGCCTCAGGATCCCCCAGAACCCGAACCCGCCATACGAGGGGACCGAGGAGAACGTCTACGCCTACACGCGCGAAGCCGTCGAGCAGATGATCCGCAACGCTCCGGGACTCGACTCGATCGGATTCCGGATCGGCGAGAGCGGGCACGGCGGGTCGTTCTTCACGTGCTACGGCGAGGCGGTCAAGAACTCGGGGCGGGACATCCCGCTGATCACGCGCAGTTGGGTCACGCGGCGCCAAAGCGTGCTGCCTCTGGCGCGCGCGTCGAAGGACTTCACCGTCGAGATCAAGTACAACGGCGAACACTGGGGCGCGCCGTACATGGTGGCCGGCGGCCGCGTGGCCAACTGGTACAGCTACTCCTTCGAGGACTACCTCAGCGACCCCGGCAAGCCCGAAACAAACGCCAAAACATGGCCAGGCTGGCCCGCCGAAGCCCCCGCCGAAGGCAGGTGGCCGAGCGAACCGTACAAGATCGTGTGGCAGGTGCGCGCGAACGGAACGCACCGCATCTTCCCCTTCTACAACCCCGAGTGGGTGCGCCGCTCGATCCTCTCGATGAAGATGGGCACGGCCTCGGGATACACGATCGAGGGTGAGGACGCCTATTTCCCGAAGCAGCCCGACTACTACATGGCCGACCCCTCGAAGAAGGGGTACGAGTGGATCCACCAGCGCGACGCGATGTACTGGACCACCTGGGGCCGCCTGGGCTATGACCCGACCGTGAAGGACGAGGTGTTCGACGCCGAGACCGCTCGGATGTTGGGCAAGGGGAGCGAGGCGCTCGTTCAGGCTTGGAAAGAGGCGAGCACCCTGTTGCCGTTGGCGTTCATGGCGTACGCGCTGGGGCCCGACCACCGCAGCCACGCGCCGGAGCTGGAATGGGGTGGCGACACGCCCACGTTCATCCAGGGACAAGGGTTCGACACCCACTCGTTCCTTCCCATCAACGAGGAGTTGGCCAACGCGGCCACCGGAGGGTTGGACGGACGCATCGGCTCGTTTGCCACGTCCGAACTGCTGCGATTGCGCGCCAAGCGGGTTCGAGCAACGCTTGACCAGATCGCGGTTCCGGGCGGGCGCGGCCCCGAGATCGCCAACGCCTCGCGCCTGATGTCGGACCTTGCGGAGTACTACGCCCAGCGGCTACTTGCCGCCTGGTCGATGGCGAAGGTGGAATCTGTCTCCGGAGTGGCCCAGCGGTCTTCGGGTGATCCCGTGGATACCGACGCGATCCAGTGGGCGGCCGACGCGTCCCGGCGTCTTGCCGACAACCCGTTCTACAAGCCGTTCACCGATCGGCTTCGGATGCACACGAACACGTTTGCCTGGGCCCAGGAGACGGCCAAGGTCGCGGCGGAGTCCAAGCGCATTCTGTCGCTTCCCAAGGCTGTGCCTCCGATCTCGACGGAGGACCCGCTCCGTCCGGTTCGGTTTGGCAAGGCGAACCTTGAGTGGCGTGTGTCGGGTGGCAACATCGTCGTTCGCCTCGATGCACGGGGAAGCGACGCGGCGTGGCTGCTGGAGAAGCCCCTTCCGAGTTCGACGTTCTTCCACAAGGTCCCGATGCGACGAGTCGGCGACCACTTCGAGGCGACGTTCCCGCGCCAGAAGTGGGGGCACCAGATCGCCGTGGAGATCCGCGACGGCGGGGCTGTTTGGCGGGAGCCGTCCCCGGCGGAGGCCCGCCCCTACCTTGTCGTGCCCAGCCAACCGGGCCCCACCCCGCCGATCTACAGCGCCGAGGAGGCAATGGCGTACCTCAAGCCTGAGGCGCTCGACCCCTCCCAGTACGGCGGGATGCTGCTCGGCACTCGGGCGTGGCGCTTCTTCACGTCGTTCGACAAAGCCACGCAGCGCAAGCTGCTCGACCCCATCGAGCGCGGCATGCGTCTCGTGATCCTCCAGCAGGATTTCAACAAGTACAAGCTCGACTGGCTTCCCAAGCCGTTGAAGTTCGAGGGGGGCAACTGGGGCGTGTTCGACCCGGGAGGCCAACTCGGACTGTCCAAGGTCGAAACCGCCGACATCCTATGGCAGAGGTTCCTGCCGAGCGACGGGTGGGAGGTGTTCGGCAACGGCGGACTCGCCCGGCTGAAACTCGGCAAGGGAGAGGTGTGGGTCACCAGTGCCCGCCTCATGCAGCGCATGCACATCCCGTCGGCCGCGAAGGCGTTCGTGGCGTTGCTCAGTCTGGGCGGGAAGACGAAGCCTACGGTGCTCATCGACAGCAACAGCGAGGGTGCGGACTACTCGAGTTCGAACCATCCCGACCTGATGAACGCGCACGACATCCCGTTCCTGACCTTGGGCGAGGTGATCGCGCGGGAGCAGGGGATGGACTCCGCCACCGTGGTGCCGGGTCCCACCCTCGACGACGACGTGCTGGAGGGCAAGGGGTCTGCGGTCGTTGCGGCGTATCAGCGTGCGAAGGTCGTGCAGGCCGCCAGGCGGACCGTTCCGGCAGACAGGCCGGCGTTTCAACGCGAGCGCGCGCGCCGACGGGCCGAACTGATGCGCTCCCTCGGCCTCGACCCCCTGCCGTCGCGCACGCCTCTCAACGCACGCACGACCGGGGTGCTGCAACGGTCCGGCTACAAGATCGAGAAGGTCGTGTTCGAAAGCCGCCCTAAGTTCTATGTGACGGCCCACGTGTACGTGCCGGACGCGCCGGGCAAGCATCCGGTGATCATGAACGTGAACGGGCACTGGGCGCACAAGAAGGACGAGGACCGCATCCAGTTGCGCTGCGCGTTCCAAGCGCTGCGCGGCTACCTGGCGATCGCCATCGACAGCCCGGGGCACAGCTTCGAGGGCAACAGCCTTATCGAGCGCCGCGCCGAGGGCGAGCACAACGACTGGTTCTTGGTCCAGGGAGGGTTGAACGCGACCGGCGTGTACGTGTGGGATGCGATGCGCGCGCTCGACTACGTGACGACCCGCCCCGACGCCGACATGGCGCACGTGGGATTGACCGGCGCGTCGGGTGGCGGGTTGGCGACGCTCTACGCCTTTGCCGCGGACGATCGGTATCAGGCCGCGGTTCCGGTCGTGTACATGGCGAGCATGGAGTTGGCGCCGGACAACGGGTGCCTGTGCAACCACGTTCCGGGGACGCTGCAGATTGGCGACCGCTCCGACGTCATCGCGATCCAGGCGCCCAAGCCCGTGCTCCTGATGGGGGCGGAGAACGACGGCGAGTTTCCCGCCGACGCCACGAGGCTGACCGGCGCGAAGATGCAGCGGGAGTGGGGCCTCTTTGGCGCCTCGGGCGCGGTGACGACGCGGATCTTTCCTGGCGGGCACGATTACAGCAAACCCATGCGGGAGGCGATGATCGGGTTCTTCGACCACGCCCTGCGCGGGGTGGGCGACGGTTCGCCCGTGCCCGAGCCCGCCCTCCAGGCGTTGGACGCCGAGGATCGGTCGCTGTTGGTCCTTCCCGATCCGCCGTCCGACGAGCGCACGATGCGCGAATTGGCGCGCGAAGCCCTTGGGCACCCCGGGCGTTACACCCTTGCCGACGTGAACGGAGGGTTGCCGCCGCGGAGCGATCTGCGTTATGTGGAAACGGGCTCGGGCTCGAAGCGCGCCGTTGTCTTCGAGTCGGAACCCGGCCTGCGGACCCCGGGCATCCTCCTTCTGCCCAAGGCGAAGGTGGACACCGTGCGGATCGTCGTGGACGATCGTGGGAAGGCGGCCGCCGTCGCGGAGTTTGACGGGAAGCAACGAGCGGGGGAAGCCGTGCTGTTCTTGGACACGCTCGGCATCGGCGAATTGGCCGAGGTGAATCTGCGCTACGCCATCTATCTCGGCACGGCCGTCCCCTATACCGCGGGGTGGCAGATCGCAAGGGCCATCGAAGCGATGAAGCGGTACGGATCCGCCTTTGTGATCGAAGCCCGCGGACCCTTGGCCTCGATGGCCGCGCTGGACGCGGGCCTTCTCGCGCCCGATGCCGCGCGAATCGAGGCCAGCGGAGGCCTGCAGCGTTGGGAGGATGTGTTCGACACGTCGGCCAACCCGTTGCTGGTTCAGCCGCGCGCCAACCTGCTGCCGCCGCTGGATGCGCTGCGCGGATCCGTACCGAACGCCGTATGGCGCGGATGA
- a CDS encoding ASKHA domain-containing protein: MRIEVQLPDGTRELVLTQDQARRSLAQILRGHDLALNTRCGEKDMCAGCLVELVRGTLEHADGTSLTVSRGDSVEVRGCRYRPTGEFAAIRIPQRSRLAYAPQVLDSYRINVPYAHDPLAADGLGIAVDVGTTTVALQAVDLATGEIVGKASGFNRQMHFGDDVLTRINLCATDPAMLGRMQASLVEQTLRPLVRQAVGDPERVVGYTVAGNTTMLHLLVGEDPSPMGVAPFAPRFLSREPFQAERIGLEPAGAFVRLLPSIGAYIGADIAAGAFASGLLYDDGPSLLVDVGTNGEILLRDVGRTSACATAAGPAFEGSGLSGGIRAGEGAISRIAMGTAPFCVRWEKIGPRALKPTGICGSGYVDMLAEGRRCGLLGATGRFQALDGLDEHVVDTPHGQAVRVAWGQGKRPILVSEADVARLLQAKAAIAAGILTLLRRHGLTPSDVRTLYLAGGFGMHLDLRNAIACGLLPGFTIPQIELVGNTSLAGATLALLDRNTLAELERVRDGVEVVELNLDPGFEDAYLDQLQLPNRPAP; this comes from the coding sequence ATGCGGATTGAGGTCCAGCTCCCAGATGGCACGCGGGAGCTCGTTCTGACCCAAGACCAGGCCCGGCGCAGCCTCGCCCAGATCCTGCGCGGCCACGACCTCGCACTCAACACGCGCTGCGGCGAGAAGGACATGTGCGCGGGGTGCCTCGTCGAACTGGTGCGAGGAACCCTGGAACACGCAGACGGCACCTCGTTGACCGTGTCCCGGGGAGATTCCGTGGAAGTCCGAGGCTGCCGCTATCGGCCCACTGGGGAGTTCGCCGCCATCCGAATCCCTCAACGCTCTCGCCTGGCGTACGCGCCCCAAGTTCTCGACAGCTACCGCATCAACGTCCCGTACGCGCACGATCCTCTCGCCGCAGACGGGCTCGGAATCGCCGTCGACGTGGGGACCACGACCGTTGCGCTGCAGGCGGTGGACCTGGCGACCGGCGAAATCGTCGGCAAAGCCTCGGGATTCAACCGACAGATGCACTTTGGCGACGATGTGCTGACCCGGATCAACCTGTGCGCAACCGACCCCGCGATGCTCGGACGAATGCAGGCGTCCCTCGTCGAGCAAACCCTGCGGCCGCTGGTCCGTCAGGCGGTCGGAGACCCGGAGCGGGTCGTCGGGTACACCGTCGCCGGAAACACGACGATGCTCCACCTGCTCGTCGGCGAGGACCCTTCCCCGATGGGCGTGGCGCCCTTCGCGCCGCGTTTTCTCTCGCGCGAGCCGTTCCAAGCCGAGCGCATCGGTCTTGAGCCCGCCGGCGCGTTCGTTCGCCTCCTTCCGTCGATCGGGGCCTACATCGGTGCGGACATAGCGGCCGGGGCCTTTGCCTCGGGACTGCTCTACGACGACGGCCCCAGCCTCCTCGTCGACGTGGGAACCAACGGCGAGATCCTTCTGCGCGACGTGGGACGGACTTCAGCCTGTGCGACGGCGGCGGGTCCCGCGTTCGAGGGCTCGGGGCTCTCGGGAGGCATCCGGGCGGGCGAAGGTGCGATTTCCCGGATTGCGATGGGCACGGCCCCCTTTTGCGTCCGGTGGGAGAAGATCGGGCCGCGAGCCCTGAAACCGACGGGCATTTGCGGCTCGGGCTACGTCGACATGCTCGCCGAGGGCCGAAGGTGCGGGCTGCTCGGCGCGACGGGTCGGTTCCAGGCCTTGGACGGCCTCGACGAACACGTGGTGGACACCCCCCACGGGCAGGCGGTCCGTGTCGCGTGGGGCCAGGGCAAGCGGCCGATCCTCGTGTCCGAGGCCGACGTCGCGCGCCTCCTTCAGGCGAAGGCCGCGATCGCCGCCGGCATCCTCACCCTCCTGCGCCGCCACGGGCTGACCCCCTCCGATGTGAGGACGCTCTACCTGGCCGGCGGCTTCGGCATGCATCTGGACCTGCGCAACGCCATCGCGTGCGGCCTGCTCCCCGGCTTCACGATCCCGCAGATCGAGCTGGTGGGCAACACGTCCCTGGCCGGCGCGACCTTGGCACTCCTCGACCGCAACACGCTCGCGGAGTTGGAGAGAGTGCGCGATGGCGTCGAGGTGGTGGAGCTCAATCTCGATCCCGGGTTTGAGGACGCGTACCTCGATCAGCTCCAACTTCCAAATCGCCCAGCCCCCTGA
- a CDS encoding DUF1638 domain-containing protein: MAHRSKANNRNPRTVVITCSVLETEIAHFARGLEHIVRIDLMPQGLHNEPERLRRELQDAIDKAERETEAEAIVLGYGLCSRGTEGVRAARAKLVIPRAHDCITVLLGSKERYAEYVRQAPGTYWYSPGWNKHHLPPGEERHRLLRAEYAEKYGEDNADYLMETEQHWFSTYDRATYVDLGPGATEEDVAFTKKCAHWLGWSFDRQQGDPELLKALLNGEWDAERFLVLEPGQTLRMTADERVVEAAPPDAD, encoded by the coding sequence GTGGCGCACAGATCCAAGGCCAACAATCGGAACCCCCGCACGGTGGTCATCACCTGCTCCGTTCTCGAAACCGAGATCGCGCACTTTGCCCGCGGACTGGAGCACATCGTCCGCATCGACCTGATGCCCCAAGGCCTGCACAACGAACCGGAGCGCTTGCGACGCGAACTCCAGGACGCGATCGACAAGGCCGAGAGGGAGACCGAGGCCGAGGCCATCGTGCTGGGCTACGGGCTGTGCAGCCGGGGCACGGAGGGCGTGCGGGCAGCGAGGGCGAAACTGGTGATCCCGCGAGCCCACGACTGCATCACCGTGTTGCTGGGCAGCAAAGAACGGTACGCCGAGTATGTGCGCCAGGCGCCGGGGACCTACTGGTACAGCCCCGGCTGGAACAAGCACCACCTGCCCCCGGGCGAGGAGCGGCACCGTCTGCTCCGCGCAGAGTACGCGGAGAAGTACGGCGAGGACAACGCGGATTACCTCATGGAGACCGAACAGCACTGGTTCTCGACCTACGACCGAGCGACCTACGTGGACCTCGGCCCAGGCGCGACGGAAGAGGACGTCGCGTTCACGAAGAAGTGCGCCCATTGGCTCGGGTGGAGCTTCGACCGGCAACAGGGCGATCCCGAACTGCTGAAGGCCCTCCTGAATGGCGAATGGGACGCCGAGCGCTTCCTCGTGCTGGAGCCGGGGCAGACACTCCGCATGACGGCCGACGAGCGAGTGGTGGAGGCCGCGCCCCCAGATGCGGATTGA
- a CDS encoding corrinoid protein, with the protein MNQSQPLTDAVIAGNRNEATRLTSEALAEGNDPREVLAALVAGMDEVGGRFQRNEAFVPEMLIAARAMKESMAVLEPVLVKAGIRPERTAVIGTVLGDLHDIGKNLVAMMWRGAHFEVVDLGTNVPPERFVEAARTHDADLIGLSALLTTTMPSMKETIQAIRSAGLRAKVIIGGAPITPEFAQQIGADAFAADAASGVEIARAMLTHGDPP; encoded by the coding sequence ATGAATCAGTCGCAGCCCCTCACCGACGCCGTAATCGCGGGGAACCGGAACGAAGCGACCCGGCTCACGTCCGAAGCGCTCGCGGAGGGCAACGATCCCCGGGAGGTGCTCGCCGCGTTGGTGGCCGGGATGGACGAGGTGGGCGGACGGTTTCAACGCAACGAGGCCTTCGTACCGGAGATGCTGATCGCCGCGCGGGCGATGAAGGAGAGCATGGCCGTGCTCGAACCGGTCCTCGTGAAGGCCGGAATCCGCCCCGAGCGCACTGCGGTGATCGGCACGGTGCTGGGCGATCTCCACGACATCGGCAAGAACCTGGTGGCGATGATGTGGCGGGGCGCCCACTTCGAGGTCGTCGACCTTGGCACCAACGTCCCGCCCGAGCGGTTCGTCGAGGCCGCGCGGACGCACGACGCCGACTTGATTGGCCTATCGGCTCTGCTGACGACCACGATGCCGTCCATGAAGGAGACGATCCAGGCCATCCGCAGCGCCGGTCTCAGGGCCAAGGTCATCATCGGCGGCGCCCCGATCACGCCCGAGTTCGCGCAGCAGATCGGAGCGGATGCGTTCGCGGCCGACGCCGCCAGCGGTGTTGAGATCGCAAGGGCGATGTTGACGCACGGAGACCCCCCCTAG